In Mycteria americana isolate JAX WOST 10 ecotype Jacksonville Zoo and Gardens chromosome 3, USCA_MyAme_1.0, whole genome shotgun sequence, a single genomic region encodes these proteins:
- the LOC142407463 gene encoding prolyl-tRNA synthetase associated domain-containing protein 1-like: MAAAELREALAQRLRDLGIATVTTEHPQVFTVEEMMPHVQHMKGGHSKNLFLKDKKKKGFWLVTVLHNRQINLNDLAKKLGVGSGNLRFADENAMLEKLKVGQGCATPLALFCDSGDVRFVLDAGFLEGGHEKVYFHPMTNSATMGLSPDDFLKFVRSTGHDPIVIHFDEDVK; the protein is encoded by the exons atggcggcggcggagctGCGGGAGGCGCTGGCGCAGCGGCTGCGGGACTTGGGCATCGCCACGGTCACCACCGAGCACCCCCAG GTGTTCACTGTTGAAGAAATGATGCCCCATGTCCAACACATGAAAGGAGGTCACAGtaaaaacctttttcttaaagacaaaaagaagaaagggttCTGGCTGGTGACTGTTCTGCACAACAGGCAAATCAATTTAAATGATCTTGCTAAAAAACTGGGTGTTGGAAGCGGAAACCTACGATTTGCTGATGAAAATGCCATGCTGGAAAAGCTGAAAGTGGGCCAGGGCTGTGCGACACCGCTAGCCCTCTTCTGTGACTCGGGAGACGTGAGGTTTGTGCTGGATGCTGGCTTTCTGGAAGGTGGCCACGAAAAGGTATACTTTCATCCAATGACAAATTCTGCAACCATGGGCCTAAGCCCTGACGACTTTTTGAAGTTTGTGAGATCAACGGGCCACGATCCCATCGTCATACATTTTGATGAAGATGTTAAGTAG